From the Paraflavitalea soli genome, the window TCTTTTTTAATGCCGATATGGGTTTTCCCCTCACAGGCAGTCAGCAGCACGCATGCGAGGATGGCTGCCACCAACTTGTTGATCAATGTCATAATTGTAAGTATTTAATAGCCACACAAAGATCGGTAGGCTGGTTATATGTAAAAAGCGCCGGCAAGCGGAATGCCTTACTATTTAGTAAAGGGTGCGGAATGGCCCGTAAAATGCAGTCCAATCAGAAAAACCGCCTGTTATTGGCTAAAAATGACTGTACACCCATTTGCCCATTTCTGCGATAAAGCAGGCCTGTACATTTGCACCCACCAATCAACTATCGTTCATCATTAAACCTTTATTATGAAGTGGCTTTTAATAGCCTGTGGGGTCGTATTGTCTCTGACGGGGTACATGGCTTGTATGCGTTCGAAAGTACAGCGGGAAAACCCGGTGATACAAAGAAGTTTAGTAAAATGGGAAAGCACGGGTGATAGTGCTTCTTCTACAAGATTAGGAAAAGACAGTCAAGGTCATATCACCAGTATGGAAAACAATGCGGAACTGAACCGCTTTCAATTCTCAACAGATAGTATACTCCTCACTGAATATTCCAAAACCAACAACCGCATTGTATATGCCTTCAAAGGCAGGCTGGACAGTGCCGGCAGGTTGACCGAAGGCACTGCGATCGTAGGTTATGCAGATCACGGCACAGATACGGTACTGCACCGGTTTGAATACGATGACCAGGGCTACCTGGTGAAAGAGTACCGGGACTATGGAAAAGCGGGCATCTACATTATTATCTATCAGTATGAGGCAGGCGATGCTATCAGGATCAGCACCTGGTACAACAATGAATTGTACAATACCAAAGAGCTGGAATACTACACGGGAAAAAATAACCTTACTGGCCTGGAAGATTTTAAGTTCAGAAAGAATATCAATCACATGGTAGGTAATGTCAGTAAACACCTGGTAAAGAAGATCACTTCTGTAGCCGGGAATGGTAAGCTGAACTATTCATTCAATTTTGAGTACGAGACTGATGACGAGGGGTTGCCCTTAAAATTGATCACCCGAAAAGGTAAGAAGGTAAGTGGCGTTACTACTTACTTCTATGCGGCTAAAGTGTAGGAGGTCCCCGTTTTTAAACCATAAAAATGAAAAACAGTGAATGCCTGGTGGAATATAGGAAGTCGAAGCCGAAAACGTAAACTGGTGTATGGTCAATTGCAGCAACAACGGATCATGTTGCAGCAAGGTGTGCCAGCTCATGCAAGGATCATTGAGATTGAATCAAAATATGAATTGTTGAAAGGTTATGTGGAACTGCAATTGTGGGTAATGATCCGCTTGCAGGAAAGGTTGTTGTACCAGCAGGTGCATACGATGGTAGCTGCAGAGAATATACCTGTTACTGGTGCCGTAGTGCCCATCCGGGTGCTACCGGAAAACACCTCGTCGATCCTTATTCTTTCTTAGCTCACTTTTAGAGCTTAATCCCTCCGCTCACCAGGGTTCCCTTCCTGCGCTGCCGGTCCTCCGGTGGAGGCAGGTAAGGGGCTCTGCGTTTTAGCACCTGTTGAGGCGGGCAGTTATCAGAAATTCCGGTGGTCTTTAACCCAGGTGGTGATATAACTGGCAATATCATGGGTGGAGGTGCCGGGGGCAAACAATTTGCCAACGCCCATCTCATTTAATTGCTGCATGTCGTCTTCGGGAATGATACCACCGCCGGTAAGCAGTACATCATCCATGCCTTTTTCTTTCATGAGTTGGATGACCTTGGGGAATACCGTCATGTGGGCGCCTGAGAGAATGCTGATGCCAATGGCATCCACATCTTCCTGCAAGGCGGCATTGACGACCATCTCAGGTGTTTGGCGCAAGCCCGTATAGATGACCTCCATACCGGCATCGCGCAGGGCGGTGGCAATCACTTTTGCACCACGGTCGTGGCCATCCAGGCCCACCTTGGCCACCAATACCCGTACCGGCCTGTTTAATTTATCATTCATATAGCTGGTTTAGAAGAAAGCCACGAGCTGTGAGCTACGAGCTGCGAGCCCTGAGCTTTTCCTTTGAGGAGCAAGCTGGCCGCTTGTGGCAAATCAATTATTTTTTTAGCTTGCTCAGGAAACTCATGAGCATTTTTTGCTCTTCGTCTACCTGCTGAAGCAATTCGTTAGTTAGTGCGTTATCACCAAGGTTTGCTGCCTTTGCGATCAACAATTGTGTTTCCAATTCAAAGCTTGAGCCTAAAGAAATCTCAACAAACCGGCTGTAATCCTTCTCACTGTTTCTACTGCTACCTTCTGCAATATTTGAAGGAATGGACACTGCTGATCTTGTAACCTGTGAACACAAACCAAACCTTTCTTCTTTAGGGAAAGTGGTGGATAGCTTAAATGATCGTACAGCAATATCAAATCCCTTCTGCCAGATCTTAAGATCTTTAAAGTTTCTCATAAGCATTGAATTTAGTATTGGATTTGTACCTGTATTCGCTCGCAGCTCGCAGCTCGTGGCTCGGAGCTTTACAGTTGTTGTAACATGTTACTGATCCTCTTCACCGTTTCTTCTTTTCCGATCAACTCCGCTATATCAAATACACCTGGTCCGAATTTACCACCCACCAGCATTACACGCAGGGGCATCAATACATCACCAGGTTTAATATTCTTTTGGGTAGCCAATGCTTTGAAAGAAGCTTCCAGATCTGCTGCCTTCCAACTGCCCGCAGCCCGCAGCTCGTCGCTCGCCGCTAAGAAAAATGCTTTTTTATCATCATTCCACTTTGGCTTAACAGCATCCAGGTCCAGCTGGGCCGGTGTTTCAAACAGGAACTTCGATTGCTCATAGAAATCCGTCAACAAAGTGCAACGGTCTTTCACCAATGTCATCACTTTATCGAGATAGGCTTCATCAGTAATAACAAGTCCTTTTTCTTCCAGTAAGCCTTTTACTGCAGCACGATAATGCTCCACCGGTAGTTTCCTGATCCATTCGTGGTTGAACCATTTGGCTTTCTCGTAGTCGAATTTGGCGCCGCCTTTGTGTACGCGGTCCATGGAAAACTTTTGGATCAACTCTTCCAGGGTAAATATTTCCTGGGCCGTGCCGTCATTCCAACCCAGCATCGCCAACAGGTTATCAAAAGCTTCGGGCAGGAAACCCAGTTCCCGGAAACCTTTGGTTTGTTCGTTGGTCTTAGGGTCGTTCCAGTTCATGGCAAATACCGGGAATCCCAGGCGGTCGCCATCGCGCTTACTCAACTTGCCATTGCCATCGGGCTTCAGGATCAGCGGGAGGTGCGCCCATTGAGGCATTTCTTTTTCCCAGCCCAGGTATTTCCACAACAATACGTGTACGGGGGCGCTGGGCAGCCACTCTTCCCCGCGGAAAGCATGGGTGATCTTCATGAGGTAGTCATCTACTACCACTGCCAGGTGATAGGTAGGCATACCATCTGCCTTCAACAGCACTTTGTCATCTACCAGGCCGGTATGAAAACTTACTTCACCCCGGATCATATCGGTAAAAGTGACGGTCTCATTTTCCGGCATCCGGATCCGGATCACATAGGGCACACCATCTTCCAGCAGGGTTGCTGTTTCTTCCAACGTAAGAGAACAGGAATTGCGCATGGATGACCGTACGGTGTGATCGTATTGGGGGGAAGGATTTTCGGGCGTTTTGAAGCGTTCCCGCATTGTCTCCAATTCTTCGGGCCGGTCAAAAGCATAATAAGCATGGCCGGTTTGCACCAGGTGTTCGGCATATTTGCGATACATCGCCTTGCGTTCACTTTGGCGGTAAGGGCCATATTCTCCACCTACATGTGGACCTTCGTCAGGGTTCAGGCCACACCATTTCAGACAGTTTATAATATATTCTTCCGCCCCCGGTACAAAGCGGGTTTGGTCGGTGTCTTCAATACGCAGCACAAAATCGCCCCCATGCTGGCGGGCAAACAGGTAATTGTATAAAACTGTGCGCACACCACCCAGGTGCAGACCACCTGTAGGGCTGGGCGCAAAACGAACACGTACTTTTTTTGCCATAGTGGGCAAAGATAAGGAGTAGAAGGGTAGTTGGTACAGGGTTCCATTGATGGCAGAAAGTACTATTTTAGATGACCGGTCGTTAATATATTATCTATGTCCAAAGGACTCTTCATACTCCTGCTGTTTTTTACCGTAAAATGTACACAGGCACAGCTTACCTACCAAAACCTGGAGGTGGATTATGACAGCACCTGGACGTATAAAAACCTCAAAATAATTCCTATCCGTCCCAAAGGAGGTGGCAACGGTAATCCGCTGGGTTTCCCGCAGCAAAGCGGCAGGCCCATCATCTCCCTCAGCCAGGCCTTAAAACTGGGTTACGTTAAAATAAGTGAGCGGGGTACGGCTTCCACCGAGAATGTACATTATTTACGAATCAACAATAGCTCCGATACGGCGGTGTTCATTGCCTCGGGCGAGATCATTACGGGTGGTCGCCAGGACCGCATGGTAACCAAAGACACGGTATTGGCGCCTAATGGCAGGGACCAATACATTGATGTCATGTGCGTGGAAGAAGGCCGGTGGAGTGAAAAGGAGAAAAAGTTTGGGTACTATGGTTACGCCGATCCCGGCCTGCGCAAGGTGGTGGATCAGTCCAGGAACCAGGTGCTGGTGTGGAAAGAAATATTCGGACAATTGGATGGAAGCGGCGTCAAAGCGCCCACCCTGGCTTATACTGCCCGGAAGCAGGATAAAAAATATATGCTGCAGGAGATGGAATACTTCCAGCAGTTTTATGACAAGATCATGAAGGATAGCAGCATAACGGGCTTTGTATGCGTAAGTGGCGACAAGGTGATCGGCATGGATGTATTTGCCGGTAACAAATTGTTCCAGGAAGAACTGGAGCCCTTATTACGGGGATATATAGAAGCTGCTATTGTGCGTGGCAGTCCGGTTACGGCGCCCGATCCTACGGTAAAAAAATACCTCGATAAAATACTGACCAGCGAACGGGGCCAGGAAGAATACCTGAAGAAGAATGGAAAGATCTTCCGCTATGAGGAGAAGGTATACCATATAACAGGGTACGCAGAGTAATTTCTGCTATTTTTGTACCACCATGTTCTACTTTGTAAAAACTCCATGGCTGCTCAAAAAGCTCTATCCAGGCTGTACCTGGGATATTCCCACCCGGGAAAAGATCATTTACCTCACATTCGACGACGGCCCGCACCCCATGGCCACCCCCTTCGTACTCGACACCTTAAAGCAGTACCAGGCCAAAGCAACCTTTTTTTGTATCGGTAAAAATGTAGTGGAAAATCCCGCTATTTACCGGCGGATCTTGGAGGAGGGGCACCGAACGGCCAACCACACCCATAATCACCTTAATGGATGGAAAGTAAAGAACGATCAGTATGTCCATAACATATTGGAAGCTGCGAAACATATAGATTCCAACCTATTCCGGCCACCATACGGCAAGATCACCCGATTTCAGGTAAAAATACTGTCTGGCATTGGAGCGTATAAAGGTTCCAACCGAAGCTTTAAGATCGTAATGTGGGATGTATTAAGCGGAGATTTTGATAAGGGTCTTTCTGCTGAGCATTGTGCCTTGAATGTGATCAATAAAACAAGGCGGGGCAGCATCGTTGTTTTTCACGATAGTGAAAAAGCATTTCCGCGTATGCAAAAAGCATTACCGGATATGCTGCAATATTTTAGTGGCAAGGGGTATCGTTTTGAAGCTATTCAGTTGTAGAGAAATAGTACTAAAAACCTGAAAATTTGTCGTGTAGGGGATTCCCAAAATTGGAGGGAAGGCCTTAAAAAAATTTGGGCCTGGGTAGACACCCTGGCCCGTTTTTAATCCGTACCCTATGAAAACTGACTTAAAGGTATAATATTTTTTGATTAAACCAAAGATATTTCAAATACGACCCCATTCACCGTGAGGGTGGCTTTCCGGTCACATTGTCCGGTTCCGTAATCCAGTACCCCAACCGGGGTATTATTGTGACTAATGGTAATTGTACCCTGGCCGATCCACCAGCAGGTAAGTTTTTTTACCAGGGGAGTGGTGATGACGGCATCCCATTGGTAGGTCTTATCTCCCTTTTTCAGGGTTCCGCTGGCCTGGCCGGTAATGGTGAACACATCATCGCTGAGGTCCAACAAAGTAGCTGCTCCACCCGTTTGGGTGATCGTCTTCGCACTGTTCCAGGTACTGTAATTTCCATTAGCCCTGGTCAACTTAGCGCTGGACACTTCAATGGCAAAGCTCCTCTTATCCTGGGTGCTGGTATTGGTCACTTTATGCGTGCCTTCTACCTTTAAGCTGTCCAGGTAAAAGCCATCAAAAGTAGTGGTGGCGCTGTTTCCGGGCAGTATGAGGCGGCCGGTATAGACAATTATCATTTTCCCTTTACGGGTTCTGCCGTCGGGGCCGGTACAACCGGCGCCAAAATCAATGGTTGCCTGCAGGGGAAAGGCATTGGTGCCGTTTAATTTGGTAAAGGCGACGGTAAAGCAGGTAGGCCCATCTACGCCATATTCCTTGCCATTAGTGGGAGGGGTTGCTGTGCGGCCTGCGAAAACACCCGTGCCGCCGATAGCTACGTCGCTATTGACACCCAATACATTACTAAGTACGTCGTCAAAAACAGCATCCGATTCAGCATCCGCTTGGGTGGTGTTGGTGGCGTATTCCTGTTTCTCTGTCTGGTCGGTGGAAGAGGAGGCGTCCTTCTTACAAGCTGCAAAAACTACTGCAATAAGGCAGGCGGCTGTGACTAAGCCTTTGGAGAGGTTGCTCATGATTTTCATAAAAACGGGATTTGTGATAGTATTTAACGTCTTCAGACGGAAAGTTGGGGTGATGGTTTAACTATTCTTCAATTATTTTTGCGGATCAGAAAAGACGAAATAATGCAAATAGTTGATACTCATACCCATTTATACAGCAAGAGCTTTACGGGTGATATTGATGCCGTGATTGGCCGTGCGGTGGAGGAGGGGGTGGACAGGTTTTACCTGCCGGCGATCGATAGTGAGAGCCACCAGGCCATGCTGGACCTGGAAACCCGTTTTCCCGGTAAATGTATTGCCATGATGGGACTGCACCCCACCTCTGTGAAGGAGAATTACAAGGAGGAGCTGGCCATCATCGCCGACTGGCTGGGCAAGCGCAAGTTTGTGGCGGTAGGCGAGATCGGGCTGGATTTCTATTGGGACCGGGCTTTTGATAATCAGCAGGCGGAGGCTTTTCACCAACAAATCGAATGGGCTTTGCATTACCGGTTGCCGATTGTGATCCATTCGCGGGAGTCGATGGATGAATGCATCGGTATTGTGCGGGAGCACCAGAAGGGAGCGTTGGGGGGTATTTTTCATTGCTTTACCGGTACAGAAGCGCAGGCCCGGCAGATCATTGATGCCGGCTTTTACCTGGGTATTGGAGGAGTACTGACCTATAAAACATCTACCCTGCCTGTAGTTTTAAAAGATATTCCGCTGGAGCATATCGTCCTGGAGACCGATGCACCCTACTTGCCGCCGGTACCTTTCCGGGGTAAAAGGAATGAAAGCAGTTATTTGAAGTATGTGTTGGAGAAGTTGGCGGAGGTAAAAGGCGTGTCTAAAGAGGAGGTCGCAAAAATAACTACGGCCAATGCTCAAAAAATATTCGGTTGATAGGGCGTGAAACTGTATTTTTGCCACCCATTTTTAAAGGAGACGTGTCCGAGTGGTTGAAGGAGTCCCGATAGCAATCGGGAGAAAGTGTGTAGCTCGAAAGGGTATCGTTAGTTCGAATTGAGTTGTTTTTAAATATAGAGACGTGTCCGAGTGGTTGAAGGAGTCCCGATAGCAATCGGGAGAAAGTGTGTAGCTCGAAAGGGTATCGTTAGTTCGAATTGAGTTGTTTTTAAATATGGAGACGTGTCCGAGTGGTTGAAGGAGTCCCGATAGCAATCGGGAGAAAGTGTGTAGCTCGAAAGGGTATCGTTAGTTCGAATTGAGTTGTTTTTAAATATGGAGACGTGTCCGAGTGGTTGAAGGAGTCCCGATAGCAATCGGGAGAAAGTGTGTAGCTCGAAAGGGTATCGTTAGTTCGAATTGAGTTGTTTTTAAATATGGAGACGTGTCCGAGTGGTTGAAGGAGTCCCGATAGCAATCGGGAGAAAGTGTGTAGCTCGAAAGGGTATCGTTAGTTCGAATTGAGTTGTTTTTAAATATGGAGACGTGTCCGAGTGGTTGAAGGAGCACGCCTGGAAAGTGTGTATACTCGAAAGGGTATCGAGAGTTCGAATCTCTCCGTCTCCGCAAAAATTCATTGGTGTATGGAACACAATGAAAAATTTTATGTGTATGTCCTTCAATCTTTGAAGGACTTTTCTTTTTATATAGGTCAATGTGATGACCTCGACTGCCGGATGAGTAAACATTCTGAGGGAATGAGCCAGTATACTTCCGGCAAAGGCCCTTGGCGGCTGCGCTATTTTGAATCTTATGGTAGCCGTTCTGAAGCTATCAAGCGTGAAAATGCCATCAAAAAGAAAAAGTCCAGAAAGTATATCGAATGGCTGATAAGTAACCGGTTTGTTAAGGAAGTTGATTTGTAAAACCCTCACCCGGGTGGTTGAAAAGTCCCGACATGTTTTAGGTGTTTTCACGGGTATTAGCCATACAGGTAATCGAATACCTTAGTGCACGAAGTTCCTTATAATAGATGCCTATACAATCCCGCAGCTATTACTTTAAAATGCAGTGCTCTGCATTATCGGAGCTGCTATATTCTGCCTGGGAAGAAGTCTAAATGGTCAGACTCCTTTTGCGATATTCAGAAAGAAGCGTCGGTTGATAATACCCTGTATTTTGATCTGGGTTATGAAGCGGACATTTATGCACAACAATTCTAAGATATGAAACGTATATTAAGTCTTCTTGCCATGGGACTGGCGTTTAATACGTCCGGTCAAACATATCATTTTTCTAATGTTGCATTGGGCAAATCTTTTTCAAAGGCCTTGCAGATATCTTCCATTGCTTCGGTAGATGATAGCCTTTATCTGCCCGCTGAAAAATGCGGGAAAATTTATATTGGTAAAATTGTGAGCGACAGTCTTCGATACCGAACAGCGAGCATGACGGTTGGGGCAACCGAGGGCCTCGCCTACCACAATGGCTTTTTTTATACCTCGGATGATGCTGCAAATGTTGTCAGAAAATACAACAAGACCTTTAGTCAACAACCTGTTGAATACATAATAGATTTTAACGGCTTTCAACATAAACCTACAGATGGCAATGGGTTCGAAGGTGTTGCTGTTTTAAATGACACCACTATTGTGCTGTTATTGGAAAAAGTAAAATCACTCAGATGCGCTGTTCTTTATAGGGGGATTATACGCGCCGACAAGATCGTCCTAGTGGAACAACGGTTACTGGGCGTGGTAACAAAAGAACGCTATTGTGACCTGCATTACAGAAATGACACCTTGTTTTTATTGAAGTCTGCTTATTTTGGGGAAAGAACCCGCCCGTTCCTTGTCAATAACTGTAACCAGGAAAACAATTATTCAATCCGTTATCTTGAAATCAGCCCGAAAGGAAATAGTCAGGAATGGCTGACTGGCACGCCCTCGCTTCTCTTTTCGTTGAAAAAAGCGGCGCTTGATAATTGC encodes:
- a CDS encoding cobalamin B12-binding domain-containing protein, which encodes MNDKLNRPVRVLVAKVGLDGHDRGAKVIATALRDAGMEVIYTGLRQTPEMVVNAALQEDVDAIGISILSGAHMTVFPKVIQLMKEKGMDDVLLTGGGIIPEDDMQQLNEMGVGKLFAPGTSTHDIASYITTWVKDHRNF
- a CDS encoding four helix bundle protein; this translates as MRNFKDLKIWQKGFDIAVRSFKLSTTFPKEERFGLCSQVTRSAVSIPSNIAEGSSRNSEKDYSRFVEISLGSSFELETQLLIAKAANLGDNALTNELLQQVDEEQKMLMSFLSKLKK
- the gltX gene encoding glutamate--tRNA ligase, which encodes MAKKVRVRFAPSPTGGLHLGGVRTVLYNYLFARQHGGDFVLRIEDTDQTRFVPGAEEYIINCLKWCGLNPDEGPHVGGEYGPYRQSERKAMYRKYAEHLVQTGHAYYAFDRPEELETMRERFKTPENPSPQYDHTVRSSMRNSCSLTLEETATLLEDGVPYVIRIRMPENETVTFTDMIRGEVSFHTGLVDDKVLLKADGMPTYHLAVVVDDYLMKITHAFRGEEWLPSAPVHVLLWKYLGWEKEMPQWAHLPLILKPDGNGKLSKRDGDRLGFPVFAMNWNDPKTNEQTKGFRELGFLPEAFDNLLAMLGWNDGTAQEIFTLEELIQKFSMDRVHKGGAKFDYEKAKWFNHEWIRKLPVEHYRAAVKGLLEEKGLVITDEAYLDKVMTLVKDRCTLLTDFYEQSKFLFETPAQLDLDAVKPKWNDDKKAFFLAASDELRAAGSWKAADLEASFKALATQKNIKPGDVLMPLRVMLVGGKFGPGVFDIAELIGKEETVKRISNMLQQL
- a CDS encoding ARPP-1 family domain-containing protein, with translation MSKGLFILLLFFTVKCTQAQLTYQNLEVDYDSTWTYKNLKIIPIRPKGGGNGNPLGFPQQSGRPIISLSQALKLGYVKISERGTASTENVHYLRINNSSDTAVFIASGEIITGGRQDRMVTKDTVLAPNGRDQYIDVMCVEEGRWSEKEKKFGYYGYADPGLRKVVDQSRNQVLVWKEIFGQLDGSGVKAPTLAYTARKQDKKYMLQEMEYFQQFYDKIMKDSSITGFVCVSGDKVIGMDVFAGNKLFQEELEPLLRGYIEAAIVRGSPVTAPDPTVKKYLDKILTSERGQEEYLKKNGKIFRYEEKVYHITGYAE
- a CDS encoding polysaccharide deacetylase family protein, whose product is MFYFVKTPWLLKKLYPGCTWDIPTREKIIYLTFDDGPHPMATPFVLDTLKQYQAKATFFCIGKNVVENPAIYRRILEEGHRTANHTHNHLNGWKVKNDQYVHNILEAAKHIDSNLFRPPYGKITRFQVKILSGIGAYKGSNRSFKIVMWDVLSGDFDKGLSAEHCALNVINKTRRGSIVVFHDSEKAFPRMQKALPDMLQYFSGKGYRFEAIQL
- a CDS encoding TatD family hydrolase, producing MQIVDTHTHLYSKSFTGDIDAVIGRAVEEGVDRFYLPAIDSESHQAMLDLETRFPGKCIAMMGLHPTSVKENYKEELAIIADWLGKRKFVAVGEIGLDFYWDRAFDNQQAEAFHQQIEWALHYRLPIVIHSRESMDECIGIVREHQKGALGGIFHCFTGTEAQARQIIDAGFYLGIGGVLTYKTSTLPVVLKDIPLEHIVLETDAPYLPPVPFRGKRNESSYLKYVLEKLAEVKGVSKEEVAKITTANAQKIFG
- a CDS encoding GIY-YIG nuclease family protein, translated to MEHNEKFYVYVLQSLKDFSFYIGQCDDLDCRMSKHSEGMSQYTSGKGPWRLRYFESYGSRSEAIKRENAIKKKKSRKYIEWLISNRFVKEVDL